A portion of the Thunnus maccoyii chromosome 20, fThuMac1.1, whole genome shotgun sequence genome contains these proteins:
- the LOC121886836 gene encoding uncharacterized protein LOC121886836, whose amino-acid sequence MENQDQDSLLLGSISQSQTTDSDTTVSSEPEQEQKDGTEPNSQAESNEETPEPRCKASPLALIEFRIAQLLNRRFLLQKTQHLMKKAENNSDSTTEEMTCEDSDKLCELEAIQKELEELMVKKEMLQKKGKGTSLEGNEDQLESLTFYKTEIPQGGIYMLPPPLLKQEDITLESRLKPKPAEERPSGPIMPVDGLGQMSAITRCPCCDEVVSTETCRKVGETVWMLCCLCSIMGCFAGCCLIPFFIDRMKDVEHQCPHCQAHIHTYQPF is encoded by the exons ATGGAGAATCAAGACCAGGACTCGCTGCTCCTTGGGTCTATTAGTCAGTCACAGACCACAGATAGTGACACAACTGTCAGTTCAGAGCCAGAACAGGAGCAGAAGGATGGGACTGAACCTAATTCGCAGGCTGAATCCAACGAGGAGACACCAGAGCCAAGGTGCAAAGCCTCACCTCTGGCCCTCATCGAGTTCCGCATAGCGCAGCTTTTAAACAGGCGCTTCCTTCTGCAGAAGACTCAACACCTCATGAAGAAGGCGGAGAACAACAGTGACAGCACTACAGAGGAAA TGACATGCGAGGACAGCGACAAACTGTGTGAGCTTGAGGCTATCCAGaaagagctggaggagctgatggtgaAAAAGGAGATGTTacagaaaaagggaaaaggCACCAGCCTCGAAGGAAATGAAG ATCAACTGGAAAGTCTCACTTTTTATAAAACTGAGATACCCCAGGGGGGCATCTACATGCTGCCACCGCCCCTGCTAAAACAGGAGGACATTACATTGGAGTCGAGACTAAAACCTAAGCCTGCAGAAGAGAGACCATCAGGTCCGATTATGCCAG TGGATGGTCTCGGTCAGATGTCAGCCATCACCAGGTGTCCATGCTGTGATGAGGTCGTGTCCACGGAAACCTGCAGGAAAGTAGGCGAGACGGTGTGGATGCTTTGCTGCTTGTGCTCCATTATGGG GTGTTTCGCAGGTTGCTGTTTAATCCCTTTCTTCATTGACCGTATGAAGGATGTCGAACACCAATGTCCCCATTGccaggcacacatacacacataccagCCATTCTGA